Within the Photobacterium swingsii genome, the region TGATGCCGGAGGCGGTGTAGGCCAATTGTCACAAAAGTTGGCAGAATTGGGCCATGAAATTACATTGTGTGATCTCTCTGGTGAAATGCTGAAATTAGCCGAGCAAGACATTGCTAAAAATGGCTTGCTTGAGCAGTATCGGTTGGTTCACAGTGCTGTGCAGGATATTGGGGAGCACCTAGCGGAAAAGCCGGATTTGATTTTATTCCATGCTGTCATGGAATGGTTAGCTGATCCGCAGCAGGCTTTAGATAGTTTACTTGAGCAAGTTAAGCCAGGCGGCATTATTTCGGTGATGTTCTACAACTATAACGGCCTGCTATTTAAGAATTTGATTTGTGGCAACCTGACGCATGTAGAAGAAGGGATGCCACATCGTAAACGCTTCAAGCTTCAGCCTTATCAAGGTATTAAACCTGATGATGTTTATCAGTGGCTTGAAGAGAGCGGTTTTCAGATCCTCGGTAAAACAGGTGTGCGCACATTCCATGATTATATGCGCGATACCATGGTTGGGGATTACAGTTTTGAACAAGTTCTTGAGATGGAGCAGAAGCTTTGTCGTCAAGAACCTTATTTGTCATTAGGGCGCTATATTCACGTGTACGCACAAAAGCCAGTTACGGCTGAGACAAATACTATTAACAGCAAAAAGGACAACGGATGAGTGAAGTTACCCAGACCGTTCCTGAGTTGGTAACTTGGGTTAAGCAGCATGATTTCTCGCTTAACTTAC harbors:
- the cmoM gene encoding tRNA uridine 5-oxyacetic acid(34) methyltransferase CmoM, with product MIKDRNFDDLAQKFAKNIYGTAKGQIRQTVVWQDLQQILAALPDNKPLSVLDAGGGVGQLSQKLAELGHEITLCDLSGEMLKLAEQDIAKNGLLEQYRLVHSAVQDIGEHLAEKPDLILFHAVMEWLADPQQALDSLLEQVKPGGIISVMFYNYNGLLFKNLICGNLTHVEEGMPHRKRFKLQPYQGIKPDDVYQWLEESGFQILGKTGVRTFHDYMRDTMVGDYSFEQVLEMEQKLCRQEPYLSLGRYIHVYAQKPVTAETNTINSKKDNG